In the genome of Lusitaniella coriacea LEGE 07157, the window TTTCTCACAACAAAAAGGTTTCTCCCCCTCAACTCCCTGGCAATTGCTGGGGGGTTTTTGTCGCTGTTGCCAATATCCTCACGCTAGTCCAATCGCTTTTATAATCTCATATAGCAAACTTAAAACCATTTCCTAAGCTAAACACATTCAAATTGGGTATTGGACGGCTCTGTAGCAAAGTCGTCAATCTCTCACCGTGTCACCCCGTCTCCCCGTCCCCGTGTCAGCCTCAGTCACAATTAAAATGCACAGCAGCTTATTAAGAATGCCAGCACCCCTTATTGTTGCTCAAATCACCGATACGCATCTCTTTGCTGACCCGACTCAGGAACTTTATGGCATTCAAACCGCACAATCGCTACAAGCGGTTTTAGTTTATGTGCAACAACTCAATCCCCAACCGGATTTGCTCTTGCTCACTGGGGATTTATCCCAGGATATGTCCCCAAAATCCTACCAGCAATTATCAAATTATCTCGCTCCATTCTCGTTCCCTATTTACTGGTTACCGGGAAACCACGACAATCCCAACATCATGCAACAGATTTTTAACCAAGGCGAGATCGCGTCCAGTCAATCATTTTCTCGGGAAAACTGGCACTTTTTGTTATTAGACCTCCTGCATGAATCAAGAAGAGTGTGCCAGTTCAAAATTGAGAATCCCAGCAATCAGATTCAGGCGCAAACCAAAACGTTTTCTGCGGTTACGGTAGCGCCCTGAGAAAATTCGAAAAATCTTCACTCGTCGAATTGAATGTTCAACCCGCACCCGTAATGGGGCTAAGGCTCGATTATGTTGCTTTTCTGACAGGGCTAGAGGCTTGTTTCGAGGTTTTTTGGTGGGGAGGCACCCTCCCCGATGAATTCGGGCAAATCCTTGATAACCTCGGTCTGCTCAACACAACTGGGAAGCGAGGAAGTGTAACTGACTCCCTTTGAGGATTTTGAAGTCATGGACTCGACCTTTGTCCACTTGGGTACAAAGAATTTGACCTGTTTCAAAGTCTATCAAGACTTGAGCTTTGAGCGTATGGCACTTTTGCTTCCCACTGTAATAGCGTTTCTGTTTTTTTTAGGACGCTCAATTTCGACTTCTCCTACATCGACTACCATCACTTTTCCCTCCCAATCAGGTTGATAGAGTTGGCGATGACTCGGTAAGCTGAACTTTCCACAGCCGATTAGGATATCCTCTACCTTGCGAATAATTCGTCCCACTGTTGTCTCATGAATCCCTAAACTCACGCCGATATGGAATTGAGTTCGATTATTCTCTCGAGTAATCTAAAGCCACTAGCAATTGGTCTTCCACCCTCAATTTGGCTTGTCCTCCCCGTTTCTCTCTACGGTCGAGATGGGGACGTAATTCCTCAACCATCTCACTGAATGTGTTTCGATGCACTCCGCAGCATCGCTTAAATTCTTCCTCTGATAGATGCTCTAACTCCCTATATCTCATTATCTACCGCTCAACTTGACGACTCGTCTCAATTTAGAGGACTTTGGTGATTTTGAACTCTACTGTCACACTAATTTTCTATTCATGCAGGAGGTCTATTGTCTATCGATGGTTCAGGTCCCATGAGATAACAAAGACACATTTTTATCTCATACTTAATATGACTACACCAGTGTAACCGTACTGGATATCTAGCTAACAGAGGAATCTAATGCTGACTGTCCACCACCTCAATAACTCCCGTTCCCAGCGAGTGCTTTGGCTGCTAGAAGAACTGGAATTGCAATACGAAATCAAGCACTACGAACGCGACCCAGAGACAATGTTGGCTCCAGTATCGTTACGCGAGGTTCATCCACTCGGTAAGTCGCCCGTCATTACAGACGGTGCGTTAACCGTTACAGAATCCGGTGCCATCGTTGAGTATTTGGTCGAATGCTATGGCAACGGACGGCTGATCCCTGCGCCAGACACACTGGAGCGGCTGCGCTATACTTATTGGCTCCATTATGCAGAAGGATCGGCAATGCCACCACTACTGCTGAAGCTTGTTTTCGATGAAATTGAGAAGAAGGCAATGCCCTTTTTTGTGCGCCCGATCGCGCAAATCATTACGGGTCATACTAAAAGTGAATTTATTGAACCTCAGATTGCACTGCACCTGGATTATCTAGAAGCAGAACTCGGAAAAACTCAGTGGTTTGCTGGTGACGAATTTACTGCTGCCGACATCCAGATGAGTTTTCCCCTAGAGATTGCAACTGTAAGGGGAGAACTGAACACAAGTCGCCCAAAGCTTATGGACTTTTTAGATCGCATTCATACTCGTCCAGCCTACCAACGTTCTCTGGAGCGTGGCGGTGCGTATGACTTTATGAGTTAACGGTTATAAAATAACCCCAGAAATTTCATTCTGGTTTGGGGAGGGGAATACTCTCTTGAGATCGCGGGGGGAAAGATTGTTTGAGATGCCAAAGGCTCGAACCCGACTCGCTTGGACTATTAAAACGCAGGGAAAAGCCGAATCCCATTCCTGCCGAAGCCGCGATCGCGCAAACCGTTGCCAAGGCACCAAGGGGAAATTTGGGCTTAGAATTGGGGCGATGGGTTTTGGCTTTTGGCGAAGCGTGAGGAACCGTTGCAGTCTGGTACGCGATCGCGGGAGGTTTGGTTTTGGGCTTGCTCGGCGGCGAGGCTACGGTTTTTTCTGAGGTTTTTTGTGAAGAAACGGCTTTGTTTGGCGCTGGAGTGGGTTTGGGGGTTAATAACGCAAGCCATTGAACCACACTTTGAGGGCGCTGAAGGGGATCGACGATTAAACCTTGTAAAATGGCATTTTTGACCGTTGGAGCGCAGGAAGCGAGATGCTGCTGCCACTCCGAGGACGGAATGCGATCCAAGAGGGGGGCGGGGGGCGGCGGATTGCCCACCAGCAAGCAATAGAGAGTTGCAGCTAGGGCGTAAATGTCCGTTGCGGGGGAACAGGATTGTTCGGGATCGTGCTGTTCGGGTGCGGCGTAACCGGATGCGAGAAGGTTGGCGTGAGTTTGTTTGATGTTGGGATTGAGTTCGCAGGTTAAGCCAAATTCCACCAAAATCACTTCTTCCTTGTCCCGTCGCTGGATGATATTTTGCGGTTTAATGGCTAAATGGTGCAAACCCGCTTCGTGCAAAGCATTCACTGCTGCTGCAACCTGGCGAATAAACGTCAAGGCTTGGGCTTCGGGGATGCTTCCTTCCATTTCCACGCGATCGGCAAGGGATGTTCCGGGGATAAATTCGTAAACAATGTAGGGCGATCCCTCTTCCTCAAAAAGTTCGACAACCTTCGCAAGGTGAGGATGTTTGCAGCGAACCAAACGGCGAGCAAGGTTTCTAAAGTGTTGTTTGAACTGTTCTTGTTCCGGGCGATCGCGCAGCGTTTGAGCTAAGGTCTTAATAATAACGGGTTGTTGGGAACCAGAAATTAACGCTTTTTGCGTATGGCTAAAGGTTCCTTGACCGATGGAATCATCGAGAATGTATTGATTTTCGTTTGTCATCTCGCGATCTTTAACATTAATTCACATCATAATCTGAAATTAGCTGACCGAGGAAGCCCCGCGCTGCAATCTTCTGATTCAGCCATATGCAAATCCCTCATGTTCTGATTGGGGGCGATATAAAATCCTTCAAATTGCCCATTTTTTGTGGGAAATTTTGAAAGGGGAATATATTTCAGGAGGTTACTATGTCAATGCAAGATGCCAAGGCGTTGGCGAAAGAACTGCGGTTCAAATTCAATCACGACCTAGAAGAGATGTATCATCGCTTCTTTGATGAGTTGGCACAAGCAAATTTACCCGATGGCGAAGCTGGAAAACTCGCGCAAATCCTCTTGCTATCGCGTCAGGAGGGTCTGAAATATTTAGTTTCCAAAGAAGAGATGGAGGCTTATAGTGCAGCTTATCCCAGTGAAACGCAATAAAACCACTTAGGGTTTGGAAAAGGGATTGAGACGGGCGAAAGTTTCGCCGATTGCGCTGAAAAAAGAGCCTTTTTTCTCTCTTTGAGAGGGTTTTGGAGTGGATTCGTTTTCTGAGGCGTATTCTGTCTCAGGGTGATTGGCTTGTCTGCGTTGTTTCCGTAGTTTGGCTTGTCGTCCCATTGGCGCTCTTTTCCTATACGAACTTTGTTCAATATTTCAGCAATCGGCTTTTAGCTACTTTCTGAGCGGTAAATACTACCATTCAAAATTAATTTTGAAGGTGGAATAAGCTTAAACACATTTAAATTGGGGATCAGACCTCTGTCTCAAAACCATCAATCTCTCACCGTGTCACTGCGTCCCCGTTTCAACCCTAATCATAATTTAAATGCACAGCAGCTTATAGCCCTTGCGAGCTAACAACTGATGACTGTCTCGCTTGTGGCTTAAATTCAATAGTACGGTGAAATTGCTAATTTCTGTCAATTTTCAAGCCTCTTCCCTGCGGTTTGTGGGACGATAAAAATAGGAAGCCTCGAAACACAGCCCCTCAGTCTTCCTCGCCCGATTTGATGGCGTTAAGAAGCTGAAAGCGCGTGGGGGATGGCGAGGTTCCCTCACCTTATCCAACCGCGTAAAAAGCTGACGGCTGAATGCTTATCCAGCAGTTAGGAGGGAATTATGAGTTATCAAAGTATCCTCGTTGCACTTGACGGCTCGTCTCAAGGGAAAATTATTTTTGAGAAAGCTTTAGAACTGGCAAAAAAAAATAATGCAAAGATGATGCTGTTTCATTGTCTTCCCTTTGAACAGCCAGAAATGGCACCCTATAGCGATCTTTACGGTCAAAATTTGGCGAACTTTTCGCGAATGATGCAGGAGAGTTTAGTGGAGAGTGAGAAGGACGCGCGGCAATGGTTGGAAGCGTATCGCGATCGCGCGATCGCGCGCAACATTCAAACCGAATGGACTTGGAAAATTGGAGAGGCGGGAAAATGTATTTGCGAAATTGCCAACAATTGGAACGCAGATTTGATTGTAGTGGGTCGTCGGGGTCGTCAGGGAATTGCCGAAGTTTTTTTGGGTAGCGTGAGCAACTACGTCATTCATCGCGCATCTTGTTCGGTTTTAGTGGTGCAAGGTATTACTGCTTCCGAATAAATCCATCGAACTCAAGTACAAAGGCAAAGGCTTTTTTTCACCCCATGTAGAACCGTTAACATCTAGAGGATCGGCTTAAAGATGGGATATCAAAGAATTTTGGCAGCACTCGATCGATCGAGTCACAGCGAGGCGGTTTTCGACCAAGCATTAACCCTCGCCAAACAGTACGGTGCAAAGTTGATGCTTTTTCACTGTATTGCCGTTGAGAATTATGGCAGCTATTTCGTCGAGTTGGATAGCGAGGCGATGATGAAAATCACTCGCGAGTTGCACGAACGACTCGAACAGCAACGGCGGATGGAGCAAAAATGGCTTTCTAACTATTGTCAAACGGCGCTCGATTGCGGTGTTACAGCAGAGTCGGGTTTAAAGCTGGGAGACGCTGCATCGTCGATTTGCAACCAAGCAAACGCCTGGGATGCGGATCTCATCGTTTTGGGTCGTCGCGGACTGACGGGGATGATGGAGATGCTGATGGGGAGTGTGAGTAATTATGTGGTTCATCACGCAACTTGTGAAGTTTTAATCGTCCAGGGAACGCAAGTTGAGGAAAATTAATTAAAAACTCAATCGCTGTCCTTGAATGGTCAAATCGCACTCGACCTCTCCAAATTTTGCCACTCCCGGTAAATATCCCCATTCCCTAAAACTCAATTGCTCGAATAAGCGAAGACTGGGTTCGTTGTGGGCGAAAATAAACGCCACGAGGGTATTAAAGCCAAAACCGGGACTGTCCGCGATCGCCTGTTGCAAAAGTTGTCGTCCGAATCCTTGTCGATGATACTCAGGATCGACATAAAGACTAATCTCCACAGTGCTTTTGTATGCCGGTCGTCCGTAGAAGGGTCGAAAGCTCAACCAAGCCACAACCTCGCCATTCAGTTCTATTACCCAAAGGGGATATTTCTGGGGATGGTGCGTTCTAAACCAGTCCAAACGGCTTTCTGGGGATAGGGGTTCGGTATCAGCCGTTGCCATGCGACTGGGGATTGAGGCATTATAAATCCCGACAATTGCAGGTAAGTCTGCTTCAGTCGCATCACGAATCATGGTTATTTTGGAGAATAAATGAACAGAGGGTCACTTCAGTTCTCAGTCTTCAGTTAAGAGGATAGAGAGATGCTTGAAAATTTATGCTTCGCTACCCTTTCCCTGTAAGAGTTGCTGTCGGATGGTTTCAACGCGCTTGCGATTGGCTCCGAGATCGGATTCTCCCAAACGCGAGGCGGAACGAACATCGATCGATTTTCCCTGGCTATTGAGAACAAATTCTACATCATCGACAAACCCCATCCACGGGCTGGTAAATTCAGCGTAGAGGTAATTATCGGTTTCAGCAACAATTTTCGCGCGATCGCGCTGTTGGATGAGAGATTTTAGCGAGCTAAATTGCTCCTCAGTCGCTTCGTTGGCGCTTAAAGGTGCAATATAATGTTCCGGGTCGCTGCTCTGGGAACTGAGGCAATTGGGAGTACTCGGACAAGGTGCGAGTTGTCCGGTGCGAACGCCAATTCCCTCTGGCGGCACGCTAGCAAAAATTGTGGGACGATTGGGAAATGCCATTCTTGCAACGATCCAACCGATGGCAATAACAACTAGCGCGATCGCGAGGATGCGGAAGATCGAAAGTCTTGATTTTGTTTGAGCGACTGACATCAATGAATCCCTTCTCAAGTTAATTGTTTGCTATTGTATAGCCTGTTGCGCGATCGCTCGGTTATCGGTGCCAAACAGTTAGGGAATTGGTCGGATCGAGTCTCAATCTTTCGATATTCTGAACGGCATCTTAATTTATCCATTCAACAGCTTGTTTTGCCGTTTGAAGGTCGGGAGGAACGCGGCAAAAACGGATTTTCTTCGTGGTGGGATCGCTGATTCCCAAAAGATGTACTGGAATAACATCAATATCTGAGTCTATTTTCAGCAAAGTATATTCTCCCCAGCAATCGAGTTGAATAGTTTGCAGTTCTTGGCAGATTTTATCATAACCAATCTCTTGGATTAAAATCCGCCGCAATTCGTCATCTTCTTCTGACAATAACCATTGAGAACACCATTCTTTAGGGCAAACCTTGCCATATTTTTCTGGCAATCTGATTCCATGATAAAGATAAGCTCGGAAACCATCTGCAAATTCAATTGCAGGTTCTCCTTCTGCGTGAAGATGACACGAACTGTCGAGACAGAGTTTACGCGGGCGATCGCTCACAAAACAGACCTGTTCGCCCAACAAGACAAATCCACAACTGCGAACAAGGGATGTTAATGCGTGCCATTTCTCCCGATCGTAATGACAGTTTATAGCTGAAATAAAGAAATCAATTCTACAGAGTTTATAATCTCGGATCATTATCGTGTCAATACAATTTTCGAGAAATCTAAAGGTGCTATATAATTTATCTTGATGGTCAATTAAAACTTCACAGATTCCTTCCCATATTTTCCGCCAAAGATCGGGAACTCTCCAGGTTTCCCATCCATACATCTTGAAAGCCAAACGGTTGATTTCTCTTTTATAGATGTAATAATAGACTTCCTCCTCAACTTGGTCGTAAATTCCGAGATCGAGATGATTAACGATTTGTCGAGAAAACTTATTGTATGCACGTTCAAACGATCGGTTATTCGGATATGGATTTTCGAGAACTTCTTTAACAATGCCTAAAGGACTGTCAAAAAAAAGAATTTTAGGTTGCGGTAAATCGAGCGCTTGGTAAACAAGTTGAATAGCGGCTGTTGCTTCCGCGCG includes:
- a CDS encoding universal stress protein, translating into MGYQRILAALDRSSHSEAVFDQALTLAKQYGAKLMLFHCIAVENYGSYFVELDSEAMMKITRELHERLEQQRRMEQKWLSNYCQTALDCGVTAESGLKLGDAASSICNQANAWDADLIVLGRRGLTGMMEMLMGSVSNYVVHHATCEVLIVQGTQVEEN
- a CDS encoding glutathione S-transferase; the protein is MLTVHHLNNSRSQRVLWLLEELELQYEIKHYERDPETMLAPVSLREVHPLGKSPVITDGALTVTESGAIVEYLVECYGNGRLIPAPDTLERLRYTYWLHYAEGSAMPPLLLKLVFDEIEKKAMPFFVRPIAQIITGHTKSEFIEPQIALHLDYLEAELGKTQWFAGDEFTAADIQMSFPLEIATVRGELNTSRPKLMDFLDRIHTRPAYQRSLERGGAYDFMS
- a CDS encoding serine/threonine-protein kinase; the encoded protein is MTNENQYILDDSIGQGTFSHTQKALISGSQQPVIIKTLAQTLRDRPEQEQFKQHFRNLARRLVRCKHPHLAKVVELFEEEGSPYIVYEFIPGTSLADRVEMEGSIPEAQALTFIRQVAAAVNALHEAGLHHLAIKPQNIIQRRDKEEVILVEFGLTCELNPNIKQTHANLLASGYAAPEQHDPEQSCSPATDIYALAATLYCLLVGNPPPPAPLLDRIPSSEWQQHLASCAPTVKNAILQGLIVDPLQRPQSVVQWLALLTPKPTPAPNKAVSSQKTSEKTVASPPSKPKTKPPAIAYQTATVPHASPKAKTHRPNSKPKFPLGALATVCAIAASAGMGFGFSLRFNSPSESGSSLWHLKQSFPPRSQESIPLPKPE
- a CDS encoding universal stress protein, which gives rise to MSYQSILVALDGSSQGKIIFEKALELAKKNNAKMMLFHCLPFEQPEMAPYSDLYGQNLANFSRMMQESLVESEKDARQWLEAYRDRAIARNIQTEWTWKIGEAGKCICEIANNWNADLIVVGRRGRQGIAEVFLGSVSNYVIHRASCSVLVVQGITASE
- a CDS encoding GNAT family N-acetyltransferase; this encodes MIRDATEADLPAIVGIYNASIPSRMATADTEPLSPESRLDWFRTHHPQKYPLWVIELNGEVVAWLSFRPFYGRPAYKSTVEISLYVDPEYHRQGFGRQLLQQAIADSPGFGFNTLVAFIFAHNEPSLRLFEQLSFREWGYLPGVAKFGEVECDLTIQGQRLSF
- a CDS encoding metallophosphoesterase produces the protein MPAPLIVAQITDTHLFADPTQELYGIQTAQSLQAVLVYVQQLNPQPDLLLLTGDLSQDMSPKSYQQLSNYLAPFSFPIYWLPGNHDNPNIMQQIFNQGEIASSQSFSRENWHFLLLDLLHESRRVCQFKIENPSNQIQAQTKTFSAVTVAP
- a CDS encoding DUF6745 domain-containing protein; the encoded protein is MREIITGLTPQQQALISIYREKWLNAICLTRPIDRAEATAAIQLVYQALDLPQPKILFFDSPLGIVKEVLENPYPNNRSFERAYNKFSRQIVNHLDLGIYDQVEEEVYYYIYKREINRLAFKMYGWETWRVPDLWRKIWEGICEVLIDHQDKLYSTFRFLENCIDTIMIRDYKLCRIDFFISAINCHYDREKWHALTSLVRSCGFVLLGEQVCFVSDRPRKLCLDSSCHLHAEGEPAIEFADGFRAYLYHGIRLPEKYGKVCPKEWCSQWLLSEEDDELRRILIQEIGYDKICQELQTIQLDCWGEYTLLKIDSDIDVIPVHLLGISDPTTKKIRFCRVPPDLQTAKQAVEWIN
- a CDS encoding helix-turn-helix domain-containing protein — protein: MSLGIHETTVGRIIRKVEDILIGCGKFSLPSHRQLYQPDWEGKVMVVDVGEVEIERPKKNRNAITVGSKSAIRSKLKS
- a CDS encoding DUF1499 domain-containing protein, which produces MSVAQTKSRLSIFRILAIALVVIAIGWIVARMAFPNRPTIFASVPPEGIGVRTGQLAPCPSTPNCLSSQSSDPEHYIAPLSANEATEEQFSSLKSLIQQRDRAKIVAETDNYLYAEFTSPWMGFVDDVEFVLNSQGKSIDVRSASRLGESDLGANRKRVETIRQQLLQGKGSEA